The following proteins come from a genomic window of Pichia kudriavzevii chromosome 1, complete sequence:
- a CDS encoding uncharacterized protein (PKUD0A06800; Pfam Domains: Sugar_tr(4.4e-204)|MFS_1(2e-29)), with amino-acid sequence MSSVSSVEKPNESHDDINAPVSDDGALQQQQQQADDIVPAAPKTTYLFAAFTCILIAFGGFVFGWDTGTISGFVNMPDFVNRYGQISSEGQKYLSKSRTGLMLSIFNIGCAIGGVTLGKTGDMYGRKKGLMMTMIVYIVGIIIQIAAVKSWVQYFIGRIIAGIAVGSIGVLAPMFISETSPKAIRGTLVSCYQLMITGGIFLGYCTTYGTYHHYGDSRQWRIPLGLSFAWALFMIFGMTFTPESPRYLVENDRIEEAKESLAKANKQDVNSEFVIHEVNILADAIEFEKSAGNATWGELFTGKPKIFYRLLVGIVLQTLQQLTGINYFFYYGTTIFKAVGLDDSFETSIVFGVINFASTFLALWVVDRFGRRMTLMAGSTGMLVTLVIFASIGVKDLYVHGYGSEARKPVGNAMIFLVCLFIFFFAQTWGACVYVVVSETYPLRIRAKGMAIANCANWIWGFLIGFFTPFITGAIHFAYGYVFFGCVVFSLVFVFAFVPETKGLSLEDVDELYRNYTPGLAFMKKFSNAAAEKAALEQEAEAELANSKNA; translated from the coding sequence ATGtcttctgtttcttctgTTGAGAAACCGAATGAGTCACATGATGATATAAACGCTCCTGTCAGCGACGATGGTGCATtacagcaacagcaacagcaagCTGACGACATTGTTCCAGCTGCTCCAAAAACTACATACCTATTTGCTGCCTTCACCTGTATTTTGATTGCCTTTGGTGGTTTTGTCTTTGGTTGGGATACCGGTACTATTTCTGGTTTTGTCAACATGCCTGATTTCGTTAATAGGTATGGTCAAATCAGCTCTGAAGGTCAAAAATATCTATCCAAGTCAAGAACTGGTTTAATGCTTTCTATCTTCAACATTGGTTGTGCCATCGGTGGTGTTACCCTAGGTAAAACCGGTGACATGTATGGTAGAAAGAAAGGTTTAATGATGACCATGATTGTTTATATTGTTGGTATTATTATTCAGATTGCAGCTGTTAAATCTTGGGTCCAATATTTTATTGGTAGAATCATTGCCGGTATTGCTGTTGGTTCTATTGGTGTCCTTGCTCCAATGTTTATTTCTGAAACTTCCCCAAAGGCTATTAGAGGTACCTTAGTTTCTTGttatcaattgatgattaCCGGTGGTATCTTTTTAGGCTACTGTACCACCTACGGTACCTACCATCACTATGGTGACTCAAGACAATGGAGAATCCCACTAGGTCTGTCTTTTGCTTGGGCATTATTCATGATTTTCGGTATGACCTTTACTCCAGAGTCTCCTAGATATTTAGTCGAGAATGATAGAATTGAGGAGGCAAAAGAATCTCTTGCTAAGGCTAACAAACAAGATGTCAATTCCGAATTTGTTATTCATGAAGTTAATATTTTGGCTGATGctattgaatttgaaaaatctgCAGGTAATGCAACATGGGGCGAATTGTTCACAGGTAAACCAAAGATTTTCTACAGACTATTAGTCGGTATTGTTTTACAGACCTTACAACAATTGACTGGTATTAACTATTTCTTCTATTATGGTACTACTATTTTCAAAGCAGTTGGTTTGGATGACTCTTTTGAAACCTCCATTGTTTTTGGTGTGATCAACTTTGCTTCTACTTTCCTTGCATTATGGGTTGTTGATAGATTTGGTAGAAGAATGACATTGATGGCTGGTTCTACTGGTATGCTTGTTACCTTGGTTATTTTTGCATCTATTGGTGTCAAGGACTTGTATGTACATGGTTACGGTTCTGAAGCAAGAAAACCAGTTGGTAATGCCATGattttcttggtttgtttgttcatcttcttctttgcgCAAACATGGGGTGCCTGCGTCTATGTCGTTGTCTCTGAGACTTATCCATTGAGAATTAGAGCCAAGGGTATGGCCATTGCAAACTGTGCTAACTGGATCTGGGGTTTCTTAATTGGTTTCTTCACTCCGTTTATTACAGGTGCAATCCATTTTGCTTACGgttatgttttctttggttgtGTTGTATTCTCCTTGGTCTTTGTCTTTGCGTTTGTTCCTGAAACCAAGGGTCTTTCACtagaagatgttgatgaactaTATAGAAACTACACTCCAGGTTTAGCattcatgaaaaaattcTCCAATGCCGCTGCTGAAAAGGCTGCACTTGAACAGGAAGCTGAAGCTGAATTagcaaattcaaagaacGCTTGA
- a CDS encoding uncharacterized protein (PKUD0A06820) has product MEEPSNSENLINVKSSLTDSQMKSMATRISIINRKLDAKGYSEIQPFTEKKFENATDIYERESQLVGIVDQLLRENEVLREINEGSERQSKNNARLVNRYEELAGKSEFLALKNERKAKELEIENLKLRYTINDLEERKKGVELKIRDIRNGWEAYKSQVDREKRRSEFEKEELLARIKRRRCLPNQNTMRNLNDSMTENKFTSTELVKRLLTEKEKLKTKVLEMYGFIKNLYQCLEGLKASDGECPIAQTFLVGKEKLDELNYDYNSKALIELDKNFFQVLLEIKQEPFGSNDTFRSKTVGAQKQREVDSLRKQLAELQENYDKVVNTMAEWKKWREKERHIEK; this is encoded by the coding sequence ATGGAGGAACCTTCCAATTCAGAGAATCTTATTAACGTGAAAAGTTCTTTAACAGATTCGCAGATGAAAAGTATGGCTACGCGTATATCTATCATCAATAGAAAGCTTGATGCCAAAGGTTATAGTGAAATTCAACCCTTCACGGAAAAAAAGTTCGAGAATGCCACTGATATATATGAGAGAGAATCGCAGCTAGTTGGAATTGTAGATCAGTTATTAAGGGAGAACGAGGTTTTAAGAGAGATAAATGAGGGTAGTGAAAGGCAGTCTAAAAACAACGCACGATTGGTAAACCGTTATGAAGAGCTCGCAGGAAAAAGTGAGTTTTTAGCGCTGAAGAACGAAAGGAAAGCAAAGGAACTGGAGATCGAAAACCTTAAGCTCCGATATACAATCAACGATTtggaagagagaaaaaaaggtgtTGAGCTAAAAATTCGGGATATTCGCAATGGTTGGGAGGCTTATAAGAGCCAGGTTGATAGGGAGAAACGTAGGtcagaatttgaaaaagaggaGCTATTGGCAAGGATTAAAAGGCGAAGGTGCCttccaaatcaaaatacCATGCGTAATTTGAATGACAGCATGACTGAAAATAAGTTTACATCTACAGAGTTAGTAAAGAGATTACTGACagaaaaggagaaactgaaaacaaaagttttaGAAATGTATGGGTTTATAAAAAACCTTTATCAGTGTCTCGAGGGGCTAAAGGCAAGCGATGGAGAATGTCCTATAGCTCAAACTTTCCTGGTAGGCAAGGAAAAGCTAGATGAATTGAACTATGATTACAATTCCAAAGCTTTGATCGAGTTAGACAAGAACTTTTTCCAAGTATTGCTGGAAATAAAACAGGAGCCATTTGGTAGTAACGATACATTCAGGTCGAAAACAGTAGGGGCACAAAAACAACGTGAAGTTGATTCCTTAAGAAAGCAATTAGCGGAGCTACAGGAAAACTATGACAAGGTCGTAAACACCATGGCCGAATGGAAGAAATGGAGAGAAAAGGAACGTCATATAGAGAAATAA
- a CDS encoding uncharacterized protein (PKUD0A06830; similar to Saccharomyces cerevisiae YDR264C (AKR1) and YOR034C (AKR2); ancestral locus Anc_5.626), which translates to MAETSPEPLSLSTDNQAPLVDPNPENPNTDSPTSPSTQHSLQSFTSIDAIPEPKTSASIDSSILQEIVSASQHGNITVLRHYLDPSNTSPISANITDSNGITLVHWAALNNRLEALKYLVSIGADADIPAGDMGATPLLWAVRYGLVYIADYLIRETNADVHIKDKNGIGILMAAVFSSNVMMVVYILWTLSYKPQDIDITDPSGRTSLHWAAYQGDFLTVDVLLLAGAKVDIQDSEGFTPLHWGLVNGSKAVLTSLINAKSDITLKTGNEKTCWDIAADMKNSSTWATVLKETGRDPVIGMKNEKKVLGKEWAHFLIFIMPYFILPLTLDIFTSDHSVIMKVAEFITILIVHQVSLKLVLVPSLELSKPSLLKTPLFAGYFSATAYWCIVTWLFKVLPNTYANNPFENIVFFFGAFLTMLTFFKAMNMDPGFIPQETDPGTISQTIFQLLKERKFDSLNYCIYTNIRKPLFSKYSKDKKLNVARFDHYCPWVNNDIGIRNHKVFFFFVLFLELTLTVWLNLALKFLSLFETSSYASACNYLPNSLCQAFNHSPFVFNLLIWCSFQLMWLSLLFFLQIIQISKGLTAYEFSKVHNHNHSTPETSFSSVPADEFNKVKDQERQQDTSTIGLNGHVDDNAIDSGDENLAIPQCACLSSLSRGTSSGIFASRFIALPITLASRIMSSKFCKMVGLEQVMVLTTDLVNHEKDISQQNKLDFGLKTNWLDFLFLRRTGDEYSFRTLTALPINGEGNLNGRLVDYYTLFTLPEFV; encoded by the coding sequence ATGGCTGAAACCTCGCCTGAACCATTGTCTCTTTCGACAGACAATCAAGCGCCTCTTGTGGACCCAAATCCTGAAAATCCAAACACAGACTCTCCAACGTCTCCATCTACTCAACATAGTCTGCAATCATTTACTTCAATCGATGCTATACCTGAACCGAAAACATCCGCAAGCATCGACTCTTCCATACTTCAAGAGATTGTATCTGCATCGCAGCATGGAAATATAACAGTACTGCGTCATTATTTGGACCCATCAAACACATCACCTATATCTGCAAACATAACAGACAGTAACGGGATCACACTTGTTCACTGGGCGGCATTGAACAACAGGTTAGAAGCTCTAAAGTACCTTGTAAGTATAGGTGCAGATGCGGATATACCGGCGGGTGACATGGGTGCCACACCTCTACTTTGGGCGGTAAGATATGGTTTGGTTTACATTGCAGACTATCTTATCAGAGAAACAAATGCAGACGTTCATatcaaagataaaaatgGGATAGGGATACTCATGGCCGCCGTATTCTCAAGTAACGTTATGATGGTTGTCTATATATTGTGGACGTTGAGCTATAAACCTCAAGATATCGATATAACAGATCCAAGTGGCAGAACCTCCTTACATTGGGCAGCATACCAGGGCGACTTCCTAactgttgatgttttactTTTGGCCGGTGCAAAAGTAGACATTCAGGACTCTGAGGGATTTACGCCGTTGCACTGGGGGTTGGTCAACGGTAGTAAAGCTGTTCTTACATCTTTAATTAATGCTAAAAGCGATATTACTTTGAAAACAGGTAATGAGAAAACATGTTGGGATATAGCTGCAGATATGAAAAACTCATCAACCTGGGCCACCGttttaaaagaaacaggTAGAGACCCTGTCATAGGTAtgaaaaacgaaaaaaagGTATTGGGCAAGGAATGGGCTCATTTCCTTATATTCATAATGCCATACTTTATATTACCTCTGACTTTGGACATCTTCACATCGGACCATTCTGTGATTATGAAAGTTGCAGAGTTTATCACCATTTTAATAGTACATCAGGTCTCACTTAAATTGGTTCTGGTTCCTTCTTTAGAACTCTCAAAGCCATCACTGTTGAAAACTCCTTTGTTTGCAGGCTATTTTTCAGCTACTGCTTACTGGTGTATAGTCACCTGGCTGTTTAAAGTACTGCCAAACACATATGCAAATAAtccttttgaaaacatagtatttttttttggtgcATTCCTTACGATGTTGACTTTTTTCAAGGCAATGAACATGGATCCTGGATTCATTCCTCAGGAAACAGATCCTGGCACTATTTCACAAACTATATTCCAGCTTTTAAAAGAACGAAaatttgattctttgaattaTTGTATCTACACAAACATTAGGAAACCActtttttccaaatattcaaaggATAAAAAGCTGAATGTTGCTCGATTTGATCACTACTGTCCGTGGGTTAACAACGATATAGGAATTAGGAATCacaaagttttctttttttttgttttgtttcttgaGCTAACTCTCACCGTTTGGCTGAATTTGGCcctgaaatttttgagtCTTTTTGAAACAAGTTCTTATGCATCTGCTTGTAACTACTTGCCAAATTCTTTATGCCAAGCTTTCAATCATTCCCcatttgttttcaatttattgatttggtGTTCGTTCCAACTTATGTGGCTTTCgcttttatttttccttcaaattaTCCAAATATCAAAAGGCTTGACTGCTTACGAGTTCTCAAAAGTTCACAACCATAACCACAGCACTCCTGaaacttcattttcttctgtcCCTGCAGATGAATTTAATAAAGTTAAAGATCAAGAAAGACAGCAAGATACCAGTACTATAGGTCTCAATGGTCACGTTGATGACAATGCTATTGATAGTGGTGATGAGAACTTGGCAATTCCCCAATGTGCCTGCCTTTCGTCCTTATCCCGAGGTACTTCAAGCGGTATTTTTGCTTCGAGATTTATTGCTCTTCCTATTACACTGGCTTCCAGAATAATGTCGTCTAAGTTTTGTAAAATGGTGGGTTTGGAGCAAGTGATGGTTTTGACAACTGATTTAGTCAACCATGAGAAGGATATCAGTCAGCAAAATAAGCTTGACTTTGGTCTGAAGACAAATTGGCTTGACTTTCTGTTCCTTAGAAGAACCGGTGATGAATATTCGTTCAGAACCTTAACCGCATTGCCCATCAATGGTGAAGGAAACCTTAATGGCCGATTAGTGGATTACTACACGCTCTTTACCTTACCAGAATTTGTATAG
- a CDS encoding uncharacterized protein (PKUD0A06840; similar to Saccharomyces cerevisiae YAL038W (CDC19) and YOR347C (PYK2); ancestral locus Anc_7.45), with protein sequence MSNSKLQWLIDLNVNETPERNFRKSSIIGTIGPKTNSVEKLVALRKAGLNIARMNFSHGSYEYHQSVIDNCRKSEEVYPGRPLAIALDTKGPEIRTGTTTNGGDYPIPPNHEMIFTTDDKYKEACDDKIMYLDYKNIVSVIQPGKIIFVDDGVLSFRVVEIIDNKTLKVVSINAGKISSHKGVNLPNTDVDLPALSEKDKDDLRFGVKNKVHMIFASFIRTANDVREIRKVLGEEGKDIKIIVKIENQQGVNNFDEILAETDGVMVARGDLGIEIPAPQVFIVQKQLIAKCNRAGKPVICATQMLESMTYNPRPTRAEVSDVGNAIVDGADCVMLSGETAKGDYPIEAVSMMHNTALIAEMSLPYYTQFSELREATKKPCSVQETIAMSAVTATFEQDAKAIIVLSTSGTTARLCSKYRPNCPILMVTRNDRTTRFCHLYRGVYPFHYTGKHEENWAIDVENRVSYAIEEAIKLNIFNKGDTVVVVQGAQAGVGHSNTLRLVKS encoded by the coding sequence ATGTCCAACTCAAAACTACAATGGTTAATTGACTTGAATGTCAACGAAACCCCAGAGAGAAACTTCAGAAAGTCCTCCATCATTGGTACCATTGGTCCAAAGACCAACAGCGTGGAAAAGCTTGTTGCTCTAAGAAAGGCCGGCTTGAACATTGCCAGGATGAACTTCTCTCACGGTTCTTACGAATATCACCAGTCCGTCATTGACAACTGTAGAAAATCAGAAGAAGTGTATCCAGGCAGACCATTGGCCATTGCCCTCGATACCAAGGGCCCGGAAATCAGAACCGGTACCACCACCAATGGCGGCGACTACCCTATTCCTCCAAACCACGAGATGATCTTCACCACCGATGACAAGTATAAGGAAGCTTGCGATGACAAAATCATGTACCTCGACTACAAGAACATTGTCAGCGTCATCCAACCAGGTAAAATCATCTTTGTCGATGATGGTGTCTTGTCCTTCCGTGTTGTGGAAATCATTGACAACAAGACCTTGAAGGTTGTCTCAATTAATGCAGGTAAGATCTCTTCCCATAAAGGTGTTAACTTACCAAACACTGACGTTGACTTGCCAGCTTTGTCTGAGAAGGACAAGGACGATTTGAGATTTGGTGTCAAGAACAAGGTCCATATGATTTTCGCCTCCTTCATTAGAACTGCAAATGACGTTAGAGAAATTAGGAAAGTCTTGGGCGAAGAAGGTAAGGATATTAAGATCATCGTCaagattgaaaatcaacaagGTGTTAACAactttgatgaaattttggCTGAAACAGATGGTGTCATGGTTGCTCGTGGTGACTTGGGTATTGAAATTCCTGCTCCACAGGTCTTtattgttcaaaaacaacTGATTGCTAAATGTAACCGTGCAGGTAAACCAGTCATTTGTGCAACCCAAATGTTGGAATCCATGACCTACAACCCAAGACCTACCCGTGCAGAAGTTTCCGATGTTGGTAACGCCATTGTCGATGGTGCAGACTGTGTCATGCTTTCCGGTGAAACCGCTAAGGGTGACTACCCAATTGAAGCTGTCTCCATGATGCACAACACCGCATTGATTGCTGAAATGTCTCTTCCTTACTACACCCAATTCTCCGAACTTAGAGAAGCAACCAAGAAACCTTGCTCTGTTCAAGAAACTATTGCAATGTCTGCAGTTACTGCAACTTTTGAACAAGATGCAAAGGCCATCATTGTTCTCTCCACCAGTGGTACCACTGCAAGACTATGTTCCAAGTACAGACCAAACTGTCCAATCTTAATGGTCACCAGAAATGACAGAACTACCAGATTCTGTCACCTTTACAGAGGCGTTTATCCTTTCCACTATACCGGTAAACATGAAGAAAACTGGGCTATCGACGTTGAAAACAGAGTCAGCTACGCTATCGAGGAAGCAATCAAATTgaacatcttcaacaagggTGATAccgttgttgttgttcaagGTGCACAAGCTGGTGTCGGTCACTCCAACACCTTAAGATTAGTCAAGTCCTAA
- a CDS encoding uncharacterized protein (PKUD0A06850), with the protein MFALLCRLLRGKLTSIYSYLLSLLTSREELSNGEDQKEVSLFPSPHYESITPVSIYIRQCAVGEFDYDFSNPNPFDWDLKILNQNAISHNDQSYHANYNQHPLPPPQQHQQQQQQQQQQQQQQQQQQQQQQQQQQQQQQQQQQQQPLLHPSQPHQQHLQHQLHLQQQPVKQNQKYPHRLESKKDPYSKGNDSFQHHKQVQHHVGIDSHCLKDKLDGCNYMDKTLHRHQKSIASADVKHYPHLANTNFVNGNIGNGNIGNGNIGNDNLLDSFNADFANQLKSFNNFENNLLISKHIDEEADLSDDEDHFVLPPPQTHYDSDDDYETLPLDDELMISIVRNSPYNLLPKLALDYGVSLPMDSIMNGGMGAPDLLREEDRHVHSKRGSMEGERLQEPIEDADMKSDIKGDIKGDIKGDIKGSDEENDDIKSATSNNRDDVSAAGGNDDVGDDNEDDDGRNNKTKATKEMVKRHTEFEVTLSSSLDPNSPPENLKRKYNRILFSGKPESLKSEADLKTKKKTKVDKLFTCDICNTSFKVKGYLTRHQKKHFASKPFICPYFDPSSRYDDSTDGANDHPSKPTEGPLRCHPTGGFSRRDTFKTHLKAIHFVYPTGTKSCDRDHKRGRCASCFKEFQSNKEWLETHVMTNQCEGMITRYQ; encoded by the coding sequence ATGTTTGCGCTTCTATGCCGTCTATTACGGGGGAAACTCACCTCCATTTATTCGTACCTATTGTCTCTTTTAACTTCAAGAGAGGAACTCTCTAATGGGGAAGACCAAAAGGAGGTTTCTCTTTTCCCCTCTCCTCATTACGAATCCATCACCCCTGTCTCCATCTATATTAGACAATGTGCAGTTGGAGAATTCGACTACGATTTCTCTAATCCAAACCCCTTTGATTGggatttgaaaatcctTAATCAAAATGCAATCTCCCATAACGACCAATCCTACCATGCTAATTATAACCAGCATCCGTTGCCACCACCACAGCAacaccagcaacaacaacaacaacaacaacaacaacaacaacaacaacaacaacaacaacaacaacaacaacaacaacaacaacaacaacaacaacaacaacaacaacaacaaccattGCTACATCCATCACAACCCCACCAACAACACCTACAACACCAACTTCAcctacaacaacaaccagTCAAGCAAAATCAGAAATATCCTCACAGACTAGAGTCTAAGAAGGATCCCTACTCAAAGGGAAATGACTCGTTTCAGCACCATAAACAAGTACAACATCATGTTGGAATCGACAGCCACTGTTTAAAGGATAAATTGGATGGTTGCAATTACATGGACAAAACACTTCATAGACACCAGAAAAGTATCGCCTCTGCTGATGTTAAACACTACCCTCACCTCGCTAATACCAACTTCGTTAATGGCAATATCGGTAATGGCAATATCGGTAATGGCAATATCGGTAATGACAACCTCCTTGATAGTTTTAATGCAGACTTTGCCAACCAACTGAAAtccttcaataatttcGAAAATAACCTGCTAATATCAAAACATATAGATGAGGAGGCAGATCTGtcagatgatgaagaccATTTTGTCTTGCCTCCCCCTCAAACCCATTATGATTCCGATGACGATTATGAGACCTTGCCCCTAGATGACGAGCTCATGATTTCCATTGTTCGCAACTCTCCATATAACCTGTTGCCCAAACTCGCACTCGACTACGGAGTCTCCCTTCCAATGGATTCAATCATGAATGGCGGAATGGGTGCACCAGACCTACTGAGAGAAGAAGACAGGCATGTACACTCCAAGCGTGGAAGCATGGAAGGGGAGCGACTACAAGAGCCAATAGAAGATGCTGATATGAAGAGTGATATCAAAGGCGATATCAAAGGCGATATCAAAGGCGATATAAAAGGTAGTGATGAAGAGAATGATGACATCAAGAGTGCTACAAGTAATAATAGAGACGATGTGTCTGCTGCTGGTGGTAATGACGATGTTGGTGACGATAACGAAGACGATGATGGTCGTAATAATAAGACCAAGGCTACAAAGGAGATGGTTAAGAGACACACTGAGTTTGAAGTTACACTTTCCTCGTCTCTTGATCCAAATTCCCCGCCTGAGAACCTAAAGAGAAAGTACAACCGCATTCTATTTTCAGGCAAGCCAGAATCGTTGAAATCAGAAGCGGATTTAAAGACcaagaaaaagacaaaagtTGACAAACTGTTCACGTGTGACATCTGCAACACCTCTTTCAAAGTCAAGGGATACTTGACCAGGCACcaaaagaaacattttGCGTCCAAGCCTTTCATATGTCCCTATTTTGATCCAAGCTCCCGTTATGATGATTCTACAGATGGGGCCAATGACCATCCATCCAAGCCAACTGAAGGCCCACTACGGTGTCACCCAACAGGCGGGTTCTCTAGACGTGATACTTTCAAGACCCATCTGAAAGCCATTCATTTTGTCTATCCTACAGGTACTAAGAGCTGCGACAGAGATCACAAGAGGGGGAGGTGTGCCTCTTGCTTTAAGGAGTTCCAATCAAACAAAGAGTGGCTAGAAACTCACGTTATGACCAATCAATGTGAAGGTATGATCACTCGCTACCAGTGA
- a CDS encoding uncharacterized protein (PKUD0A06860; similar to Saccharomyces cerevisiae YOR351C (MEK1); ancestral locus Anc_7.41) produces MQMHSQVQHGGSTLSNRESVNQHGSGHVLPKMGKLSEYDIYNQLGQGTFGVVTKARQKKTGKLVALKKFLVPDKKEGFPITAFREITIMKKLKNINVLQIVDMVHDENNGSFFFTVFPYISSDLNGLLNNPRISLSLSQIKCIMIQILKGINYVHLNGYLHRDIKTANILLDHFGIVKIADFGLARLYHGPPPTTSTSPPGGGKYEYTGLVVTRWYRPPELLLGDRKYTTAVDMWGIGCVFGEFFTRKPILEGKSDIHQAELIFKLLGSPTLENFPNAHLINRNGINLKVNFVRSLESTFHEIIPFEALDLLSGMLTLNPQNRYNALKCLDSDFFKLKPLPCHHNELSNLEESHESDVKRFKDELKPFNQKQVTINTQQRNMNHAPNQSLNHSKYGMDGPCYMDRIDSSNNLQSYSDNYPPVGPTRPYRSYARRNEYIDTFIAVDEDRYSRYPNPTKPSYEQTFQPLHISQNSKSAMKTQLPHHQINRIQRHLNNDVYRPQKRPLAFNQYGHSEASTYEEEYHRKRVRPWERERLADNKASSKAGSKDLYGSKSTENAGLSALTKVLLQKKEKKKENGQEHNGNAKSQKTTEK; encoded by the coding sequence ATGCAAATGCACTCGCAAGTCCAACACGGGGGGTCAACCCTTTCCAATAGAGAGAGCGTGAACCAGCATGGCAGCGGGCACGTGCTCCCGAAGATGGGGAAACTCTCAGAGTACGATATATACAACCAGCTAGGCCAGGGGACGTTTGGCGTAGTGACAAAGGCAAGACAGAAAAAAACGGGCAAATTGGTGGCGCTGAAGAAGTTCCTCGTCCCCGACAAGAAGGAGGGTTTCCCCATAACGGCATTCCGGGAAATAACCATTatgaagaaactgaaaaacaTCAATGTATTGCAAATTGTGGACATGGTACACGACGAAAATAATGGctcctttttcttcacgGTGTTCCCCTATATATCTTCGGATTTGAATGGACTTTTGAACAATCCAAGAATTAGTTTGTCATTATCTCAGATCAAATGTATAATGATTCAGATTTTAAAAGGTATCAACTATGTGCATCTAAATGGGTACCTACATCGAGATATTAAAACTGCAAATATTTTACTGGAtcattttggaattgtGAAAATTGCCGATTTTGGCTTGGCTAGATTATATCATGGTCCACCTCCAACTACTTCGACTTCCCCCCCAGGTGGTGGGAAATACGAATATACGGGATTGGTAGTTACTCGGTGGTATAGGCCACCAGAATTGTTGTTGGGAGATCGGAAATATACAACTGCTGTTGATATGTGGGGGATAGGTTGTGTCTTTGGTGAATTTTTCACAAGAAAACCAATACTTGAAGGGAAATCGGATATTCATCAAGCAgaattgattttcaaattattagGTTCTCCAACCCTTGAGAATTTCCCTAATGctcatttgataaatcgTAATGGTATCAATTTGAAGGTCAACTTTGTTAGATCTTTAGAATCGACTTTTCATGAGATAATTCCATTTGAAGCATTAGATCTCTTATCTGGTATGTTAACTTTGAATCCTCAAAATAGATACAATGCATTGAAATGTTTGGATTCggattttttcaaattgaaacCTTTACCTTGTCATCATAATGAACTATCGAATTTGGAGGAATCCCATGAATCCGATGTTAAGAGGTTCAAAGATGAACTGAAACCTTTTAATCAAAAGCAAGTGACAATTAACACccaacaaagaaatatgAATCATGCACCAAATCAATCCTTAAATCATAGTAAATATGGTATGGATGGACCTTGTTATATGGATAGAATAGATTCTAGTAATAACCTCCAATCTTATTCAGATAATTATCCACCGGTTGGACCAACTCGCCCTTATAGAAGTTATGCTAGAAGAAATGAGTATATCGATACCTTCATTGCTGTCGATGAGGACAGATATTCTAGGTATCCCAATCCCACAAAACCATCGTATGAACAAACGTTCCAGCCGTTGCATATTTCACAGAACTCAAAATCGGCCATGAAAACACAATTACCacatcatcaaatcaatCGAATACAGAGACATTTAAACAATGATGTTTATAGACCACAAAAAAGACCACTTGCATTCAACCAGTATGGACATTCCGAAGCTTCGACTTATGAGGAGGAGTATCATAGGAAACGAGTAAGACCTTGGGAGCGGGAGAGATTGGCCGACAATAAGGCAAGCTCAAAGGCTGGCAGCAAAGATTTATATGGTTCTAAAAGCACTGAAAATGCGGGTTTAAGCGCTTTAACCAAAGTCTTGTTAcagaaaaaggaaaaaaagaaagaaaatggaCAAGAACATAACGGAAATGCCAAATCACAAAAGACaactgaaaaataa